The Tindallia magadiensis genome includes a region encoding these proteins:
- a CDS encoding alkaline phosphatase family protein, protein MKTILVLLDGLSDRPQKELKGKTPLQAAHTPNMDALAAISETGTMIPWKPGIPLGTEAAHFHLMGYPMEDFPGRGIISALTVEEELETDALYLMKTWAYLKKTEEGYRVLQRDLTDLTKEEVSALSQCLPREMDGISIEWQQQEGPHSLLKLKGKDLDHRVSDSDPFYPQGWLHQVMAFETEDEKAVNTADFLNRYILEVMERLKNHPVNKKRIAEGKEPANGILTKWAGKKTVLEPFQQRYGMKGVMLAGTKLLKGVARLTGMDYVRYESFQQGIQWALEDHTYDYIHLHNKKPDDASHTMGAVAKKKIIETIDQELGTLIQETKEKIEKGELLLIITSDHTTASDGKMIHTGDAVPILFCGKTLRPDGVKKFDEKSVSQGSLRMSGADLIPLIMNYTERSLFYSYRMGGKALRYVPTHIPRLK, encoded by the coding sequence ATGAAAACCATACTGGTACTGCTGGACGGTTTATCGGATCGTCCTCAAAAAGAACTAAAGGGAAAAACCCCTTTACAGGCAGCTCATACACCGAACATGGATGCTTTAGCCGCTATTTCGGAAACCGGCACCATGATTCCTTGGAAACCGGGGATTCCTTTGGGCACAGAAGCCGCTCATTTCCATTTGATGGGCTACCCGATGGAAGATTTCCCGGGAAGAGGCATTATTAGTGCTTTGACGGTGGAAGAAGAACTGGAAACCGATGCCCTCTACCTAATGAAAACCTGGGCTTATTTGAAAAAGACGGAGGAAGGCTACCGGGTACTCCAACGAGATCTGACAGATTTAACCAAAGAAGAAGTGTCAGCCCTCAGTCAATGCCTGCCTCGGGAAATGGATGGTATTTCCATCGAATGGCAGCAACAGGAAGGGCCTCACAGCCTGTTAAAACTCAAGGGGAAAGACCTGGACCATCGGGTATCTGACAGCGATCCCTTTTATCCACAAGGATGGCTGCATCAGGTGATGGCCTTTGAAACAGAGGATGAAAAAGCAGTTAACACCGCCGATTTTCTAAACCGTTATATCCTAGAAGTAATGGAAAGGCTGAAAAACCACCCAGTGAATAAAAAAAGAATCGCCGAAGGAAAAGAACCAGCCAACGGCATTCTCACCAAATGGGCTGGGAAAAAAACAGTGTTGGAGCCTTTTCAGCAGCGTTATGGCATGAAAGGTGTCATGCTGGCAGGCACCAAGCTTTTAAAAGGAGTAGCAAGGCTGACCGGCATGGACTATGTCCGGTATGAAAGTTTTCAGCAAGGGATTCAGTGGGCTTTAGAAGACCATACCTATGATTATATTCATTTGCACAATAAAAAACCGGATGACGCGTCTCATACCATGGGAGCCGTAGCGAAAAAGAAGATCATAGAAACCATTGATCAAGAGCTGGGAACCTTAATTCAAGAAACAAAGGAAAAGATAGAAAAGGGAGAACTCCTTCTAATTATTACCAGCGATCACACCACCGCCAGTGATGGGAAAATGATTCATACCGGCGATGCCGTACCGATTCTCTTTTGTGGTAAAACCCTTCGACCGGATGGGGTGAAAAAGTTTGACGAAAAAAGCGTCAGTCAGGGAAGTCTTCGAATGAGTGGTGCAGACCTGATTCCTCTTATAATGAATTATACAGAAAGAAGCCTTTTCTACAGCTATCGGATGGGAGGAAAAGCCCTGCGTTACGTGCCCACTCATATCCCTCGGTTAAAATAA
- the larE gene encoding ATP-dependent sacrificial sulfur transferase LarE codes for MTNNLSQETEKKYQALVLRLKNMKSVAVAFSGGVDSSFLLHAAKEALKDQVMAITVVASLVPEHEQQRAIHMAKETGVHHILMPGKEEAEPKIAENSVERCYYCKKHLFTMMEQRAMEEGYAVLVDGTNRDDAKDYRPGRKALKELGIRSPLEEVGLTKEEIRQLSKAAGLSSWNLPAMACLASRIPYGTRITKEKLKRIETCEALLLKLGYRELRVRDHDQVARIELNPAEMTNFLQSGHQEEIIRSFKAAGFKYVALDLEGYRMGSLNEGK; via the coding sequence ATGACAAACAACCTTTCTCAGGAAACCGAAAAAAAATACCAGGCATTAGTCCTTCGATTAAAAAACATGAAATCCGTTGCAGTAGCTTTTTCTGGTGGGGTAGACAGCTCCTTTTTGCTCCATGCGGCTAAAGAAGCTTTGAAAGATCAAGTAATGGCCATCACCGTTGTTGCTTCTCTGGTACCGGAGCATGAGCAGCAGCGGGCCATACACATGGCAAAAGAAACCGGTGTGCATCATATCTTGATGCCGGGGAAAGAAGAAGCAGAACCGAAAATTGCGGAAAATTCCGTGGAAAGATGCTATTACTGTAAAAAACATCTTTTTACCATGATGGAACAAAGAGCCATGGAAGAAGGTTATGCCGTATTGGTGGACGGTACCAATAGGGATGACGCCAAGGATTACCGACCGGGGAGAAAAGCACTGAAAGAACTGGGAATTAGAAGCCCCTTGGAAGAAGTTGGTCTTACAAAAGAAGAAATAAGGCAACTTTCCAAAGCAGCAGGATTATCCAGTTGGAATTTACCGGCCATGGCCTGCCTGGCTTCCCGCATTCCTTATGGAACCCGGATAACAAAAGAAAAACTAAAGCGTATTGAAACCTGTGAAGCCCTCCTATTAAAGCTGGGATACCGGGAATTACGGGTAAGAGATCATGATCAGGTGGCACGAATTGAGCTGAATCCAGCTGAAATGACCAATTTTTTACAGTCTGGGCATCAGGAAGAAATCATCCGCTCTTTCAAAGCCGCCGGTTTTAAGTATGTCGCCCTGGATCTGGAAGGTTATCGGATGGGAAGTCTGAATGAAGGAAAGTAG
- the larB gene encoding nickel pincer cofactor biosynthesis protein LarB → MKEKELTQLLEQYKSDKLPVEQVVKELKKAPFANLDYARIDHHRGLRNGASEVIYCQGKTLEQIQGIVAHMLEKGGVNILGTLATAEMAEAVRQVTSEVVYYQDARLFVANPKHGPKTSNKILVVTGGTADIPVAEEAAITAETLGNQVERLYDVGVAGLHRLTSQLDILLEANVVIAVAGMEGALASVVGGLVDKPVIAVPTSVGYGASFGGVSALLTMLNSCASGVSVVNIDNGFGAAYLASMINHMSEK, encoded by the coding sequence ATGAAAGAAAAAGAATTGACCCAATTGCTGGAACAGTATAAATCCGATAAACTACCTGTAGAGCAAGTGGTAAAGGAACTGAAAAAAGCCCCTTTTGCCAACCTGGACTATGCCCGGATTGACCATCATCGTGGCCTTCGGAATGGTGCCAGTGAAGTGATTTACTGCCAAGGAAAAACCTTGGAACAAATTCAGGGGATTGTCGCCCATATGCTTGAAAAAGGGGGAGTAAACATTCTAGGAACCCTGGCAACAGCAGAAATGGCGGAGGCGGTTCGTCAAGTGACCTCAGAGGTGGTCTATTATCAAGATGCCCGCCTGTTTGTGGCAAACCCTAAGCATGGACCAAAAACCAGCAACAAGATTCTGGTGGTTACGGGAGGAACGGCAGATATACCGGTAGCTGAAGAAGCGGCGATCACGGCCGAAACCCTGGGGAATCAGGTCGAACGGCTCTATGATGTAGGAGTCGCCGGACTTCATCGACTTACTTCTCAACTGGATATCCTGTTGGAAGCCAACGTAGTGATCGCCGTTGCTGGGATGGAAGGCGCTCTTGCCAGTGTGGTGGGAGGGCTGGTGGATAAACCGGTGATTGCTGTTCCTACCAGTGTTGGTTACGGTGCCAGTTTTGGTGGAGTTTCTGCCTTGTTAACCATGTTGAACTCCTGTGCTTCCGGAGTAAGCGTGGTAAACATTGATAATGGCTTTGGCGCTGCTTATCTGGCCAGCATGATTAACCATATGAGCGAGAAATAA